The segment ATTGTTTTGCAGCGTGACGCAAAGTAAACCGTTCCCAGCAGcagaaatattttgaatgttttcaTTTAGGTGGGGCAATGACCTATTTAAATCAAGCCACCACCCCTAACCTTGGTCCTTAAGGCTTTGGGGAGATACTGTGTGATTTATAGGGAAAGAAATCTTTGCTTTTAGCTAACAGCTGAATCATGTGTCTCtatgttttctttgcttttacttttttctcttaataactggAATTTCCCGTTTAATTTCTCTGTCGCACTACTAGTGTTTAGGGGATGAGAGACTGAATAAACACTAATCCTAAAAAGATGATTGTCCGTTTCAGCCCGCCTAATAAATGCACAAGCTCCTGGTGTCTCCATAATGTCGCTCTAAGGAGCTGCTTAAGGCAGCACCGGATGGATACTGGGCCTTAGGGTCCCGTGTTAACTGCCATCCCTCTATGGATATTCCCTGTTTGCTAAGGGGCTTCCCCCAGGAGTAGTGACCTCAAGGAAAGGTACTTTACCCCACGTGCTAAGCAGACTCCCTTTAAAAGACAAACTTTGCAAACAAGAATAACCTTTTAAAAAGACCCCTTAGATGAAGATCAATTCTCAGAAACGTTGCCATCCACTTACAACTCCCCTTTGACATTTCACAGATGTGTTATTTATGCCGGAGGAGAGGCCTCTTACTACCCACAAACCCAAATCCTTGCTCTGTGCCTTGGGTGCGATGGGGGCTTATCACCTGAGCCGCTGGGGAAAAATGGACCCCCTCTCGTCTCTTTGGTCAGCTCGGGTCACCTTGGTGGAAGTCTCCTGTACGCGTCTGGGAATACTCCGGTGGTGCGGTAACCTGAGCCTCTTGGGGGGATTCTTTTTCTGGAGTTCTCCCAGGTGGCCAGGCTTCCCGGGCCCTGGATCTGCCTGAAGCAGAACCACCCAGggccccccaccacccccaagcTCTGGGACGGCTGAGGAACTGCACTAGCTATTAATGGCCATCATCCATTTTTAATCAGAAAGATCACAAGAGGCATGGTAAGCGAATCCCAGACTCAAGTCAATTTAAATAACATTCCTGGAGAAATCCAATCACTTAAAACTGAGACACCTACGCGAGCAACAGCCCCCGCCCGTCTGGCGGGGAAGCGCGCGACAGCCGAATTCATCTAGATCTGGGAGCCCCCGGGCTGGGCGCGGAGCCTTAACCCTTCCAGGCCCGGACGGTGACCGGGGGCTGGGAGAGCGCGGCCGGTCGCGGCCAAGATGCCCGCGGCCGCGTCGCGCAGGCCGCCTCTGCCGTCTCGGGCGGCTCCGGACGCCCCGCGCCCGGCCTGGGCGGCTGGGCGCGGGGTTATGATCAGAGCTCGGGAGGCTGCTCGGAGCCACCGCCTCCCACGGCTGCGGCGCGCCTGGGGCTCCTCCTTCCCCCCGAGCGCGGCCAAGTGAGGGCTGCTCCGGCCGCAGGTAGCGGCGGCGCTGGAGGCGGCGCGCGGGGCCAGAGCGGAGCGCCCGGGGCGGGGCCGACGGACGCGCGGACAGACGGATCCCCCGGCCTCCCGCCCCGGACAGGAGCGACGGGCTGCGCCGGCCATGTGGGGCCCCGCAGTCACGGCCGAGGGCCTGTCGGTGGcggcgccgccgctgccgccgctgctgctcctgctggcgCTGGCGGCGCCCTCGCGGGGCGGCGGGGGCTGCGCGGAGCTGGCGTGCGGCGAGCGGGAGCGCTGCTGCGACGCGGCCAACGCCACCGTGGTGCGCTGCTGCAAGCTGCCGCTGCACGCCTTCCTCGACAACGTGGGCTGGTTCGTCCGCAAGCTGTCCGGGCTGCTCATCCTACTCGTGCTCTTCGCCATCGGCTACTTCCTGCAGCGCATCATCTGCCCCAGTCCACGCAGGTACCCGCGCGGGCAGGCGCGGCCCGGGCCGCCGGGGGCCGCGGGGCCGCCCGACGACGACGACGACACCTCGCCCGCGCTACTGCGCGACGAGGCGGCCGCGGGCTCCCAGGACTCGCTGCTGGACAGTGGCGGCGGCGGCCGGGGCCGGGGCGGGCGCTCGGCCCCACCTTGCGCCTCGGAGCACGAGCTGCGCGTAGTCTCGCCGGTCTTCCTGCAGCTGCCCAGCTACGAGGAAGTCAAGTACCTGCCAACCTACGAGGAGTCCATGCGACTGCAGCACCTCAGCCCCGGGGAGGTCGTGCTGCCCGTGTCGGTGCTCGGCCACCCGCGAGGCGGCGGCTCCGGGGAGTCCGACGGCAGCGAGGGCCTCTTCCCGCTCATATGAGCGCCCGCGGCCGCTCGAGGACCGCGCGGACGGGACGGGGCTGGGGGCTGCGTGTGGGACGCCACGGtcggggcggcggcggcagccACCAACTGCCTCAGGCCCCGCTTGGCAACCGGGCCTACTCGCCCTGCGACTGGGTTGGGGTCActctcccaccccctccaccGTCCGCTTTTCCGGGATCTTAAGTTTCCCTACGTTTAAGACGGTTCAAGGAAACATTAGGCACCCGCGGCACGGGCGACAGAGCGCACGAGCCCGGAGCGCAACTTGGAAGGACGTGCCCACCCTCAGCCTCGCCTCAGATTGTGTTCACCCACTCGTAAGTGCCTGCTTCCCAAATCAAAGAGAACACGTGAGCCCTTGAGAGCGTCGGGAGAAGGGCAGTAACCTTTAGGGACGAGGGGGAAAGGACGCAGTTCCACTCCGTTCCCTCTCCCCTGCACAGGTCGCGGCCCCCCAGGATGGGCGGAGGGCGAGGCGCCGGAGGGGCGAGCCGCCACTGGACACTGGAGCGTTCAGGTCTGGGAGAGCAGCACCTCGGTGTGATCGAATCCCTCCTGGCGGATAAACCAAACACCCCTTCTGTGTCTTCCTGGCCAAGCGCAGTCACAGCTGATGGCTCACTTCGGTGGGGGTCGCCCGTGATACCTGGTTAGCTGCTGTACCTATTCAAGATACAGCAATTACGTATATCCAAGACCATACTGGTAATAAAATACAGTTGGGCTTTTGATTTTTCAATAACTGAgaagatatttatatttatttgtcttttatttttatatttttaccatGGATTGAACACCTCAGGAGGGTATTTCTGCAACTAATGATAAGGTAGTCCTTTTATCAGTGGCCCAGAAATTGCTCACACTCTGTCGTTCTtgtttaataaaatgttgggcattatttcatttacaatGGGAAAAACAAGAGGCATGgtcaaatgagaaaatatatgtgaCATAAAAAACATGAAGGATATCTTATTTTCACTATTTgagaagaatatattttatttttagtactgTGGCATAATATATAACTTTTTATAACTATACATTATAGTCTAGGTCTTAAATCTATCATTCCTCACATAGTTATATGTAAAAATGACTGGTACATATATGCCATACCATGAAGCATGATGTCATGCACTTTCCcctccattttttatttggaatacATTCCACAAACGTGAGGCAGAACATAAGAACTTGTGGCTCGTAACTTTTGTTTAAAGCCATAATTGTGCAAGTAATGTACTACAGGAGGAATCAGTCAacctaccttaagaaaaaaataagtgttatTGTATCAGTTCTACCATTCTATGAAATGTCCTTTAAGCAAATGGTAATATAGAGTAATATATTAAAATGCATTATGTATAATGTACATGTGCACATTGTCTATGTACAATATACACATTGTAGGCCATGTAATTATTACAGTTTATAATtatcatgaaaagaaaagaaaaattataaaggtTTCTTTGCTTGGGGACGGATGACTATTCCATTAAGAATGATTACACTTGTGGACCTCACACATGTATCTAGAAACATTGTTCTTATGATTGAAAAAGTCTGACAGTCCTGAGGAATCTTAAAATATCTGAATTGTATTAAAAGAAAGTTATTTgattactttaaatttttaaaagctgattGAAAAAGTCTGACAGTTCTGAGAAATCTTAAAATGTCTGAATTGTAATAGAAGAGAATGGTTTATTCAGCTTCTAGAAGCTAATGACCCTGTCATTAAAGAAAATCATTTGAAATGTGTTAAAAcatagaaaaacattaaaatattgctCTGTGCAAACTGTATTAGATCTGTGT is part of the Manis pentadactyla isolate mManPen7 chromosome 1, mManPen7.hap1, whole genome shotgun sequence genome and harbors:
- the C1H3orf80 gene encoding uncharacterized membrane protein C3orf80 homolog; translated protein: MWGPAVTAEGLSVAAPPLPPLLLLLALAAPSRGGGGCAELACGERERCCDAANATVVRCCKLPLHAFLDNVGWFVRKLSGLLILLVLFAIGYFLQRIICPSPRRYPRGQARPGPPGAAGPPDDDDDTSPALLRDEAAAGSQDSLLDSGGGGRGRGGRSAPPCASEHELRVVSPVFLQLPSYEEVKYLPTYEESMRLQHLSPGEVVLPVSVLGHPRGGGSGESDGSEGLFPLI